In one Desulfoferula mesophila genomic region, the following are encoded:
- a CDS encoding Hsp20/alpha crystallin family protein, giving the protein MMAYLIPYPQVRGVNRLRREVDDLFSRFFEPGQTSEMPEASFLPAINVKETEAAFEVSAEVPGLKPEDIKVEYNDGLLTLSGEKREEHEEDKGNYHVVERRFGGFSRSVRLPREVDVEKLQASHKDGVLLVQLPKATKSTSKTIEVKAG; this is encoded by the coding sequence ATGATGGCCTATCTGATTCCCTACCCGCAGGTTAGGGGAGTCAACCGCCTTCGTAGGGAGGTTGACGACCTATTCAGCCGCTTTTTCGAGCCCGGTCAGACCAGCGAGATGCCGGAGGCTTCCTTCCTGCCGGCGATCAACGTAAAAGAGACCGAGGCCGCGTTTGAGGTCAGCGCCGAGGTGCCGGGGCTCAAGCCCGAGGACATCAAGGTGGAGTACAACGACGGCTTGCTCACCCTGAGCGGGGAAAAGCGCGAGGAACACGAGGAAGACAAGGGCAACTACCATGTGGTGGAGCGGCGTTTCGGCGGCTTCAGCCGCAGCGTGCGCCTGCCCAGGGAAGTGGACGTGGAAAAACTGCAGGCCAGCCACAAGGACGGCGTATTGCTGGTCCAGCTTCCCAAGGCGACCAAGAGCACCAGCAAGACCATCGAGGTAAAGGCCGGCTGA
- a CDS encoding TolC family protein yields the protein MIRAWCGAILVGLMCLAAVPAPGEEPRLTLGEALAVALEQNPTLETYRQEVAQAEGRLTQSSSRWWPQLSGEAGYSRNYSENRRTAYLEGSNSDQYNYYSTELALTQKIYDFGRTGGTVEASRQELSATRHDLVTQREKVLLEVKAQYFEVLKNQHLVTVAQKTLASQAKHVEQAKGYYSTGLRPKIDVTRAQVDLANARLALISAQYNRRRARVALEKVMGKRPYPGDYTLADIQNSPPLPPDLPPLVAEALKQRPETASLQAGIQAAQGRLTSARGGYWPSLDAGADYGLSNTDFPLDNGWSAGMFLTWPLFSGFLTQGQVSEYQAQVRQRQAQYKELELTISQQVEEAWLVLRESAERIDVAEVARLNAEENFRLAQGRYEAGVGDAIEFTDAQVSLFDARSAVVRARYDYLQAFAALERAIGRPLAGSRVASR from the coding sequence ATGATTAGGGCATGGTGCGGGGCGATTTTAGTGGGGCTGATGTGCCTGGCGGCCGTCCCGGCGCCGGGGGAGGAGCCCCGGCTCACCCTGGGCGAGGCGCTGGCCGTGGCCCTGGAGCAGAACCCCACCCTGGAGACCTATCGCCAGGAAGTGGCCCAGGCCGAGGGGCGCCTGACCCAGAGCAGCTCCCGCTGGTGGCCCCAGCTCTCCGGCGAGGCGGGCTACAGCCGCAACTACAGCGAAAACCGGCGCACCGCCTATTTGGAAGGCTCCAACAGCGACCAATACAACTACTACTCCACCGAGCTGGCCCTGACCCAAAAGATCTACGATTTCGGCCGCACCGGAGGCACGGTGGAGGCCAGCCGCCAGGAGCTCTCGGCCACCCGCCACGACCTGGTAACCCAGCGGGAAAAGGTGCTCCTGGAGGTGAAGGCCCAGTACTTCGAGGTGCTCAAGAACCAGCACCTGGTCACGGTGGCCCAAAAGACCCTGGCCTCCCAGGCCAAGCACGTGGAGCAGGCCAAGGGTTATTACAGCACCGGGCTGAGGCCCAAGATCGACGTGACCCGGGCCCAGGTGGACCTGGCCAACGCCCGCCTGGCCCTGATCAGCGCCCAATACAACCGCCGCCGGGCCCGGGTGGCCCTGGAAAAGGTGATGGGCAAGCGTCCCTATCCGGGCGACTACACCCTGGCCGACATTCAGAACAGCCCTCCCCTGCCCCCCGACCTGCCGCCCCTGGTGGCCGAGGCCCTCAAGCAAAGGCCCGAGACGGCCAGCCTGCAAGCGGGGATCCAGGCCGCCCAGGGACGCCTCACCTCGGCCCGGGGCGGCTATTGGCCCAGCCTGGACGCGGGGGCCGACTACGGGCTGTCCAACACCGACTTTCCCCTGGACAACGGCTGGAGCGCCGGGATGTTCCTTACCTGGCCCTTGTTCTCGGGCTTTCTCACCCAGGGCCAGGTGAGCGAATACCAGGCCCAGGTGCGCCAGCGCCAGGCCCAGTACAAGGAGCTGGAGCTGACCATCTCCCAGCAGGTGGAGGAGGCCTGGCTGGTGCTTAGGGAATCGGCCGAGCGCATCGATGTGGCCGAGGTCGCCCGCCTAAACGCGGAGGAGAACTTCCGCCTGGCCCAGGGGCGCTACGAGGCCGGGGTGGGCGACGCCATCGAGTTCACCGACGCCCAGGTGAGCCTGTTCGACGCCCGCAGCGCGGTGGTCCGGGCCCGCTACGACTATTTGCAGGCCTTCGCCGCCCTGGAGCGGGCCATCGGGCGGCCCTTGGCCGGGAGCCGGGTCGCTTCGCGCTAG
- the cysK gene encoding cysteine synthase A yields the protein MSTHINPDVVRVVGDTPLVLLSENCLEGMVATVVAKLEYQNPLGSVKDRIAVSMIGAAETEGKIDRDTLIVEPTSGNTGIGLAFVCAVKKYRLLLTMPESMSIERRKLLKHLGAELVLTPAAQGMKGAIDKAREIVAESPKAYMPDQFANPANSAVHRNTTGPEIWRDTGGAVDILVCGVGTGGTITGAGSYLKSQKPGLKAVAVEPADSPVLSGGEPGPHKIQGIGAGFVPQVLDRGVIDEVVTVSNDQAMDTARLLARHEGLLCGISSGAATWAAWQLSRRPENVGKTIVVVLPSTGERYQSTELYQD from the coding sequence ATGAGCACCCACATCAATCCCGACGTCGTGCGCGTGGTGGGGGACACCCCCCTGGTGCTGCTTAGCGAAAACTGCCTGGAGGGCATGGTGGCCACGGTGGTGGCCAAGCTGGAGTATCAGAACCCCCTGGGATCGGTGAAGGACCGCATCGCCGTGTCCATGATCGGCGCGGCCGAGACCGAGGGCAAGATCGACCGCGACACCCTGATCGTGGAGCCCACCAGCGGCAACACCGGCATCGGCCTGGCCTTTGTCTGCGCGGTGAAAAAATACCGTCTGCTGCTGACCATGCCCGAGTCCATGAGTATCGAGCGCCGCAAGCTGCTCAAGCACCTGGGGGCCGAGCTGGTGCTCACCCCGGCGGCCCAGGGCATGAAGGGGGCCATCGACAAGGCCCGGGAAATCGTGGCCGAAAGCCCCAAGGCCTACATGCCCGACCAGTTCGCCAACCCGGCCAACTCGGCCGTCCACCGCAACACCACCGGCCCGGAGATCTGGCGGGACACCGGCGGGGCGGTGGACATCCTGGTGTGCGGGGTGGGCACCGGGGGCACCATCACCGGGGCGGGTAGCTATCTCAAGAGCCAAAAGCCCGGGCTCAAGGCCGTGGCCGTGGAACCCGCCGACAGCCCGGTATTGAGCGGCGGCGAGCCCGGCCCCCACAAGATCCAGGGCATAGGCGCGGGTTTCGTGCCCCAGGTGCTGGACCGCGGGGTTATCGACGAGGTGGTCACCGTGAGCAACGACCAAGCCATGGACACCGCCCGCCTGCTGGCCCGCCACGAGGGCCTGTTGTGCGGCATCAGCTCTGGGGCGGCCACCTGGGCCGCCTGGCAGCTCTCCCGCCGCCCGGAAAACGTGGGCAAGACCATCGTGGTGGTGCTGCCCAGCACCGGCGAGCGCTATCAGTCCACCGAGCTGTACCAGGATTAG
- the epsC gene encoding serine O-acetyltransferase EpsC, producing the protein MPESAHGDNCKLEEKLSLELHQELPAVVNELVASCGTKECFEHISPVPLPSREAVVEIVTRSRKALFPGYFDGHKIEAVNLEYHMGMVLMKLYDTMADQITWAVRHDCFRHDQSCTHCGDRGQRAALEFVQGLPEIRRLLTLDVLAAQEGDPASGGVDEIIFSYPGLFAVTVYRLAHLLRHLGVPILPRMMSEYAHAHTGIDIHPGAEIGNSFFIDHGTGVVIGETTEIGDHVRLYQGVTLGALSLSKEEVESLRGAKRHPTIEDNVIIYSGATILGGKTVVGARSVIGGNVWLTESVPPDTKVFLEKPQLVYVGSRRPGKDTA; encoded by the coding sequence GTCAACGAGCTGGTGGCCAGCTGCGGTACCAAGGAATGTTTCGAGCACATCAGCCCGGTGCCCCTGCCCAGCCGCGAGGCGGTGGTGGAGATAGTGACCAGATCCCGCAAGGCCCTGTTTCCCGGCTACTTCGACGGCCACAAGATCGAGGCGGTCAACCTGGAGTACCACATGGGCATGGTGCTCATGAAGCTCTACGACACGATGGCCGACCAGATAACCTGGGCGGTGCGCCACGACTGCTTCCGCCACGACCAGAGCTGCACTCATTGCGGCGACCGGGGGCAGCGCGCCGCCCTGGAGTTCGTGCAGGGCCTGCCCGAGATACGCCGCCTGCTCACCCTGGACGTGCTGGCCGCCCAGGAGGGCGACCCGGCCAGCGGGGGGGTGGACGAGATCATCTTCTCCTATCCCGGCCTGTTCGCGGTCACCGTGTACCGCCTGGCCCATCTGCTGCGCCATCTGGGGGTGCCCATCCTGCCGCGCATGATGAGCGAGTACGCCCACGCCCACACCGGCATCGACATTCATCCCGGGGCCGAGATCGGCAATAGCTTTTTCATCGATCACGGCACCGGCGTGGTCATCGGCGAGACCACCGAGATCGGCGACCACGTGCGGCTCTACCAGGGGGTGACCCTGGGGGCCCTGTCGCTGTCCAAGGAGGAGGTGGAGAGCCTGAGGGGGGCCAAGCGCCACCCCACCATCGAGGACAACGTGATCATCTATTCCGGGGCCACCATCCTGGGCGGCAAGACGGTGGTGGGAGCGCGCAGCGTCATCGGGGGCAACGTGTGGCTCACCGAGTCGGTGCCCCCGGACACCAAGGTTTTTTTGGAAAAGCCCCAACTGGTATACGTGGGCTCCCGGCGGCCCGGAAAGGATACGGCATGA